A single Dunckerocampus dactyliophorus isolate RoL2022-P2 chromosome 2, RoL_Ddac_1.1, whole genome shotgun sequence DNA region contains:
- the LOC129168171 gene encoding regulator of G-protein signaling 21-like isoform X1, which yields MDRLCKTFLDLKTTKRIHIAWKTRIHVLIQYPSPWSKINRHTTSETRSVADSLEVLLSQQDGQAAFRAFLKSEFCEENLDFWLACQEFKTLDKPDELKRRAVRIYDEFINNESPSQVNLDFYTKDIIRENLQHPASSCFAVAQKKIYSLMENGSFPRFIHSESYKNLFKSTSKQRTLGNGKML from the exons ATGGACAGGCTTTGTAAAACATTTCTGGACCTTAAGACTACAAAGAGAAT ACATATTGCATGGAAAACCAGAATACATGTCCTCATTCAGTATCCTTCACCATGGAGTAAAATAAACag GCACACCACAAGTGAAACACGGTCAGTGGCCGACTCTCTTGAGGTGCTCCTTTCCCAGCAAG atGGACAAGCAGCCTTCCGGGCTTTTCTAAAGTCTGAATTCTGTGAAGAAAACTTGGACTTTTGGCTTGCCTGTCAGGAGTTCAAAACCTTGGACAAACCAGATGAACTAAAGCGGAGAGCAGTACGCATTTATGATGAATTCATCAACAATGAGTCTCCTTCACAG GTGAACTTAGATTTTTACACAAAAGATATCATCAGAGAGAATCTCCAACACCCAGCTTCATCGTGCTTTGCGGTGGCACAAAAGAAGATTTACAGCCTTATGGAGAATGGATCCTTCCCTCGCTTCATTCACTCTGAGAGttataaaaatctatttaaatCCACTTCCAAGCAGCGAACCCTTGGAAACGGCAAAATGCTTTGA
- the LOC129168171 gene encoding regulator of G-protein signaling 2-like isoform X2: MDRLCKTFLDLKTTKRMHTTSETRSVADSLEVLLSQQDGQAAFRAFLKSEFCEENLDFWLACQEFKTLDKPDELKRRAVRIYDEFINNESPSQVNLDFYTKDIIRENLQHPASSCFAVAQKKIYSLMENGSFPRFIHSESYKNLFKSTSKQRTLGNGKML; the protein is encoded by the exons ATGGACAGGCTTTGTAAAACATTTCTGGACCTTAAGACTACAAAGAGAAT GCACACCACAAGTGAAACACGGTCAGTGGCCGACTCTCTTGAGGTGCTCCTTTCCCAGCAAG atGGACAAGCAGCCTTCCGGGCTTTTCTAAAGTCTGAATTCTGTGAAGAAAACTTGGACTTTTGGCTTGCCTGTCAGGAGTTCAAAACCTTGGACAAACCAGATGAACTAAAGCGGAGAGCAGTACGCATTTATGATGAATTCATCAACAATGAGTCTCCTTCACAG GTGAACTTAGATTTTTACACAAAAGATATCATCAGAGAGAATCTCCAACACCCAGCTTCATCGTGCTTTGCGGTGGCACAAAAGAAGATTTACAGCCTTATGGAGAATGGATCCTTCCCTCGCTTCATTCACTCTGAGAGttataaaaatctatttaaatCCACTTCCAAGCAGCGAACCCTTGGAAACGGCAAAATGCTTTGA
- the LOC129176779 gene encoding regulator of G-protein signaling 13-like: MSIHVHKKTKFCMSSSVSSAPRKTLLSMDTEKNKPARKRERNLKFRLQCRSSQASSTEGLCFEELSQWSHSLERLIASKYGIKIFQAFLKSEFSDENMEFWLVCEEYKKIRSPFRMTSKAKKIFKCYIQAEAPREINIDHKTREQIRRSLKAGCAGCFDEAQRIVYGLMERDSYPRFLKSDIYRTFLESVSKSVAM; encoded by the exons ATGTCGATACATGTGCACAAAAAAACTAAGTTCTGCATGTCAAGTTCAGTCTCATCAGCACCAAGAAAGACACTCCTCAGCATGGACACTGAGAAGAACAAACCAGCAAGAAAAAG AGAAAGAAACCTAAAGTTTCGACTACAGTGCAGATCATCTCAAGCATCCAGCACTGAGGG GCTTTGTTTTGAAGAATTGTCCCAGTGGTCACACTCCCTGGAGAGACTTATAGCATCAAAAT ATGGAATAAAGATATTCCAGGCTTTCCTGAAATCCGAGTTCAGTGATGAAAACATGGAGTTTTGGCTAGTATGCGAGGAATACAAGAAAATCAGGTCCCCCTTCAGGATGACATCCAAGGCAAAGAAAATCTTCAAATGTTACATTCAGGCCGAGGCACCGAGAGAG ATTAACATTGATCACAAGACCAGAGAGCAGATCAGACGCAGCCTTAAGGCAGGTTGCGCAGGGTGCTTTGATGAGGCCCAGAGGATCGTCTACGGGCTAATGGAGAGGGATTCTTACCCCCGCTTCCTGAAGTCAGACATATACAGGACTTTTCTGGAATCTGTATCCAAATCCGTGGCAATGTAA